CTTTGAAAGAGTCTTTGGCCTTGATTGAGAGAACATTGTTTTCATCGATCTCCACTTTGACGTCCCCCTTACGCACTCCAGGAATATCTATAGTAAAGATCAGAGTTTCTTTGTTATCGTAGATATTTACATCAGGGGAGTAGGAATTTCCCGGAGAAAGCAACTGCTCAGCGGAGCTCCTTTCCACCGGAATATGTCCTCTTTTAGTCAACTCAGCCATCTTTTCCTCCTGATTTAAGATTCAATGTTTATCTGTTTTGGTTTAGCTTCTTCAGATTTAGGAAGCACAACAGTAAGCATCCCGTCTTCGAACTTTGCTTTTATCCCGGTGCTGTCGATCCGTACGGGTATTCTTACTGATTTTTCAAACTCTCCCTCAGGTTGTTCCTGCCTCAGGAGTTCCGATTTACCGTACCTG
This DNA window, taken from Fibrobacter sp., encodes the following:
- a CDS encoding Hsp20/alpha crystallin family protein; the protein is MAELTKRGHIPVERSSAEQLLSPGNSYSPDVNIYDNKETLIFTIDIPGVRKGDVKVEIDENNVLSIKAKDSFKEPEGTSLLKEFDIGDYYRAFTIGNEFDKDKISGKLENGVLEIIIPRKEEIKPKKIQISA